The following proteins are encoded in a genomic region of Mycobacterium sp. 155:
- a CDS encoding UDP-glucose/GDP-mannose dehydrogenase family protein, with protein MRCTVFGTGYLGATHAAGMAELGHEVIGVDIDPGKVAKLASGDIPFYEPGLRKVLNDNLSAGRLRFTTDYEEAADFADVHFLGVGTPQKKGDYGADLRHVHAVIDGLVPRLRRPAVIIGKSTVPVGTAADLSKRAIGLAPDGVDVEVAWNPEFLREGFAVHDTLHPDRIVVGVQPDSGPHPRRAKESRAEAAVRELYAPLLQDGVPFLVTDLQTAELVKVSANAFLATKISFINAISEVCEAVGADVTLLADALGHDPRIGRRFLNAGLGFGGGCLPKDIRAFMARAGELGANHALTFLREVDSINMRRRTAMVELTARACGGSLLGANIAVLGAAFKPESDDVRDSPALNVAGMLQLNGATVNVYDPKAMENSQRVFPTLNYSTSVVEACERADAVLVLTEWQEFLDLDPDSLADTVRAKVVVDGRNCLNVQRWRQAGWGMYALGRAAAAV; from the coding sequence ATGCGATGCACCGTATTCGGAACCGGTTATCTCGGAGCCACGCACGCCGCCGGGATGGCAGAGCTCGGCCACGAGGTCATCGGGGTGGACATCGACCCGGGCAAGGTGGCCAAGCTCGCCTCCGGCGATATCCCGTTCTATGAGCCGGGATTGCGGAAGGTGTTGAACGACAACCTGTCCGCGGGCCGGCTCCGGTTCACCACCGACTACGAGGAAGCCGCCGACTTCGCCGACGTGCATTTCCTCGGGGTGGGCACACCGCAGAAGAAGGGCGACTACGGCGCCGACCTGCGCCATGTGCACGCCGTCATCGACGGCCTGGTGCCGCGGTTGCGTCGCCCGGCGGTGATCATCGGCAAGTCGACCGTTCCGGTGGGCACCGCCGCGGACCTGTCCAAGCGGGCCATCGGCCTCGCTCCTGACGGCGTCGACGTCGAGGTGGCCTGGAATCCCGAGTTCCTGCGCGAGGGCTTCGCCGTGCACGACACGCTGCACCCCGACCGCATTGTCGTTGGCGTGCAACCTGATTCCGGCCCGCACCCGAGGAGGGCAAAAGAATCACGCGCCGAGGCTGCGGTACGGGAGCTGTACGCGCCGTTGCTTCAGGACGGCGTGCCGTTCCTGGTGACCGACCTGCAGACCGCCGAGCTGGTCAAGGTGTCTGCCAATGCGTTTCTGGCCACCAAGATCTCGTTCATCAACGCGATCTCCGAGGTGTGTGAGGCTGTCGGCGCCGACGTCACGCTCCTGGCTGACGCGCTCGGCCACGACCCGCGCATCGGGCGGCGCTTCCTCAACGCAGGCCTTGGCTTTGGTGGAGGCTGCCTGCCCAAGGACATTCGTGCATTCATGGCCCGCGCCGGTGAGCTCGGCGCCAACCATGCGCTGACCTTCCTGCGCGAAGTCGACAGCATCAACATGCGGCGCCGCACCGCGATGGTGGAACTGACTGCCCGGGCGTGCGGGGGATCTCTGCTGGGCGCTAACATCGCGGTGCTGGGTGCGGCGTTCAAGCCCGAATCCGACGACGTGCGTGACTCGCCCGCGCTCAACGTGGCGGGCATGCTGCAGCTCAACGGGGCCACGGTGAACGTATACGACCCGAAGGCAATGGAGAACTCACAGCGGGTCTTTCCGACGCTGAACTACTCGACGTCTGTCGTCGAGGCGTGCGAGCGGGCCGACGCGGTGCTGGTGCTGACCGAATGGCAGGAGTTCCTGGACCTGGATCCCGACTCGTTGGCCGATACGGTGCGCGCGAAAGTCGTTGTCGACGGCCGCAATTGCCTGAACGTGCAGCGGTGGCGACAGGCCGGATGGGGCATGTATGCATTGGGGCGCGCGGCGGCGGCTGTTTGA
- the dcd gene encoding dCTP deaminase, protein MLLSDRDIRAEIAAKRLAIEPFDDTLVQPSSVDVRLDSLFRVFNNTRYTHIDPSIQQDELTSLVEPDAGEPFVLHPGEFVLGSTLELCTLPADLAGRLEGKSSLGRLGLLTHSTAGFIDPGFSGHITLELSNVANLPITLWPGMKIGQLCLLRLTSPAEHPYGSAKVGSKYQGQRGPTPSRSHLNFIKS, encoded by the coding sequence GTGCTGCTCTCCGATCGCGATATCCGAGCCGAGATCGCCGCGAAACGCCTGGCCATCGAGCCGTTCGACGACACGCTGGTGCAGCCGTCCAGCGTCGACGTGCGGCTGGACAGCTTGTTCCGGGTGTTCAACAACACCCGTTACACCCACATCGACCCGTCGATCCAGCAGGACGAGCTGACCAGCCTGGTCGAACCAGATGCCGGTGAGCCGTTCGTGCTGCACCCGGGGGAGTTCGTGCTCGGCTCCACCTTGGAACTGTGCACGCTGCCAGCCGACCTGGCGGGCCGCCTGGAAGGCAAGAGCTCCCTGGGCCGGCTGGGCCTTCTGACACATTCGACGGCCGGCTTCATCGACCCGGGCTTCTCCGGTCACATCACCCTGGAGCTGTCGAACGTCGCCAACTTGCCGATCACGCTGTGGCCCGGCATGAAGATCGGCCAGCTGTGTCTACTGAGGCTCACCAGCCCGGCTGAGCATCCGTACGGCAGCGCCAAGGTCGGTTCGAAGTACCAGGGCCAGCGGGGGCCGACCCCGTCGCGGTCACACTTGAACTTCATCAAGTCCTAG
- a CDS encoding rhomboid-like protein has protein sequence MQVKSWLTAAGRYVRSAPLTYAWLAVLLATTIVQHQTHGRELHDLLVQSSTNIHHLETDPLYVLTTSLFWIDGQYWAPYLVLFSLILAPAERWLGQIRWLSVGLIAHILATYISEGLLYLAIHDHVAPARLVQVRDVGVSYFLVGVGAVLAYRIVRPWRWVYLGTAFIYFGAALVGNINFTAIGHLSALLIGLCCYPFARPVTARASTPDSNNRSRTTV, from the coding sequence GTGCAGGTGAAATCGTGGCTGACGGCGGCGGGGCGATATGTCCGCAGCGCCCCGCTGACCTATGCGTGGCTAGCTGTCCTGCTGGCCACCACGATTGTTCAGCATCAAACGCATGGCCGGGAGTTGCACGACCTGTTGGTCCAGAGTTCGACCAACATCCACCACCTGGAGACCGATCCCCTCTACGTGCTGACGACCAGTCTGTTCTGGATCGACGGTCAGTACTGGGCTCCGTACTTGGTGCTGTTCAGCCTCATCCTCGCGCCCGCCGAACGCTGGCTCGGCCAAATCCGTTGGCTCAGTGTGGGTTTGATCGCACACATACTGGCCACCTACATCAGCGAAGGCCTGCTGTACCTGGCGATCCACGACCACGTCGCACCCGCGCGACTCGTTCAGGTACGCGACGTCGGGGTCAGCTACTTCCTTGTCGGGGTGGGCGCCGTGCTGGCCTACCGCATCGTGCGGCCGTGGCGTTGGGTGTATCTCGGCACAGCGTTCATCTATTTCGGGGCCGCCCTGGTCGGCAACATCAATTTCACCGCGATCGGGCACCTGTCGGCGCTCCTGATCGGGCTGTGCTGCTATCCGTTCGCACGACCGGTGACAGCTCGGGCCAGCACTCCTGACTCCAACAACAGGTCCCGAACTACCGTCTGA
- a CDS encoding phosphatase PAP2 family protein: MSTRTGWLVASAVLAVAVYALMWIGYGLDWTWLAEFDSAGLTRTYRYDAAHPDWVAGWDLFCMVLSPVAFRIVALVAIVVALVRQQLRVALFLLLAIELSALVTVLAKNLADRPRPVTALTHAPSTSFPSGHALGAMVSVLALLTVAWPLLRAPLRTWLAVVGAVVVVAIGVGRVVLNVHHPSDVVAGWALGYAYFVICWLVVRPYPTVTEVDGTRVAPDIAR, translated from the coding sequence GTGAGCACGCGAACCGGATGGCTCGTCGCGTCGGCGGTCCTTGCCGTCGCGGTGTACGCATTGATGTGGATCGGCTATGGACTCGACTGGACCTGGCTGGCGGAGTTCGACAGCGCCGGGCTCACCCGGACATACCGCTATGACGCGGCACATCCGGATTGGGTGGCGGGGTGGGACTTGTTCTGCATGGTGCTGAGCCCGGTGGCCTTCCGGATCGTGGCCCTGGTGGCTATCGTCGTGGCGCTCGTGCGTCAGCAGCTCCGGGTCGCGCTGTTCCTACTGCTCGCGATCGAACTGAGCGCTCTCGTCACCGTGTTGGCCAAGAATCTCGCCGACCGGCCCCGTCCGGTCACCGCGCTGACGCACGCGCCGTCGACGTCGTTCCCGTCCGGGCACGCGTTGGGGGCGATGGTCAGCGTGCTGGCGCTGCTGACGGTGGCCTGGCCGCTGCTGCGGGCACCGCTGCGCACGTGGTTGGCCGTTGTAGGGGCGGTCGTCGTCGTCGCGATCGGCGTGGGTCGGGTGGTGCTCAACGTTCATCACCCATCCGACGTGGTGGCAGGCTGGGCGCTCGGATACGCCTACTTCGTCATCTGCTGGTTGGTGGTGCGGCCCTACCCGACGGTCACGGAAGTGGACGGAACACGGGTAGCGCCCGATATCGCACGCTGA
- a CDS encoding family 16 glycosylhydrolase produces MDRRSVMFMMGLGVAAVALPAGVANADPVVGADPPGPIAPAPGTPTPAAVAPPTFIFQDEFNGPAGSPPDPVWWYLVPERESIKNPVEWDKPFNMGRYVTDTDHVFQDGKGNLVIRATRGPGTTIQEKYASAKVVGNWHGGIGTTWEARIKLNCLTDGAWPAFWLLNDDPVRGGEVDLVEWYGNRDWPSGTTVHARLDGESFATDPHPIDGGWHTWRMSWTPQGMYFWKDYAPGMEPYFQVPAFSLDDWPFNDPGYTLVPVFNIAIGGSGGRDPSGGSYPAEMLIDWIRVFQG; encoded by the coding sequence ATGGATCGTCGCAGTGTGATGTTCATGATGGGTCTGGGGGTGGCAGCCGTTGCGCTGCCTGCTGGGGTAGCCAACGCCGACCCGGTCGTCGGCGCTGACCCGCCCGGACCTATCGCGCCCGCGCCCGGGACGCCGACACCGGCGGCTGTTGCACCACCCACGTTCATCTTCCAAGACGAATTCAACGGACCGGCTGGGTCTCCACCGGATCCGGTGTGGTGGTACCTGGTACCGGAGCGGGAGAGCATCAAGAACCCGGTCGAGTGGGACAAGCCGTTCAACATGGGGCGGTACGTGACCGACACGGATCATGTGTTCCAGGACGGCAAGGGCAACCTGGTGATCCGCGCGACGCGTGGGCCGGGCACCACCATCCAGGAGAAATACGCCAGCGCCAAGGTCGTCGGGAACTGGCACGGCGGCATCGGCACCACGTGGGAGGCACGCATCAAGCTCAACTGCCTCACCGACGGGGCCTGGCCCGCTTTCTGGCTTCTCAACGACGATCCCGTCCGCGGTGGCGAGGTCGATCTGGTCGAGTGGTATGGCAACCGTGACTGGCCTTCGGGAACTACGGTGCACGCCCGTCTCGATGGCGAGTCATTCGCCACCGATCCCCACCCGATCGATGGTGGCTGGCACACCTGGCGCATGTCGTGGACGCCGCAGGGCATGTACTTCTGGAAGGACTACGCCCCCGGCATGGAGCCGTACTTCCAGGTGCCGGCGTTCTCCCTGGACGACTGGCCATTCAACGATCCCGGCTACACACTGGTGCCGGTGTTCAACATCGCGATCGGCGGCTCAGGCGGTCGCGACCCCAGTGGGGGCAGCTACCCGGCCGAGATGCTGATCGACTGGATCCGCGTCTTCCAAGGCTGA
- a CDS encoding bifunctional phosphatase PAP2/diacylglycerol kinase family protein encodes MDARKIAKDLGTLDREVFEAVAESPSPLLDTAMPRLTNAADHSKLWLAIAAALGALGGPAVRRGSARGVASLAVTSLVTNQVAKRLWHRPRPDTTLIPLARRSRRLPTSHSLPSGHSASAAAFAVGVGLESPPVGLGLAVLAGLVGLSRVATGAHYPGDVFAGFGIGAAIAIIGARVVPTIPTASLPTSDPLRYDTDPRPDGEGVVLVINPDSGEGTGGRVIDEIRKTLPRTDIVELGADDDVVEVMRAAAARAAVLAVGGGDGTVACAAGVAFDAGLPLAVFPGGTFNHFAKDIGCDSVAQTVDAIRDGSAAYVDLVCLNEKTTVVNTASIGAYPGYVRAREKLEGKIGKRLAGAYAAYLTLRRDQSVRITYDDKTLQTSLFFLGNSTYLPSGFAPSVRPRMDDGLLDVRILESGRRFSGLRIAVAIALGRLVRSPLYHELQVPEFRFSTVDGPTEVAHDGEVGETCTEAHFSVRYRALPVFRPLP; translated from the coding sequence ATGGACGCGCGGAAGATCGCCAAAGACCTGGGCACGTTGGATCGCGAGGTCTTCGAAGCCGTTGCCGAATCCCCCAGCCCGCTGCTGGACACCGCCATGCCGCGGCTGACCAACGCCGCCGACCACTCGAAGCTGTGGCTGGCCATCGCCGCGGCACTCGGGGCATTGGGCGGCCCCGCGGTGCGGCGCGGCAGCGCCCGCGGGGTGGCCAGCCTGGCTGTCACCAGCCTGGTGACCAACCAGGTCGCCAAACGGCTGTGGCACCGACCCCGGCCCGACACCACCCTGATCCCCCTGGCGCGCCGGTCCCGACGCCTTCCGACCTCGCATTCGTTGCCGTCGGGTCACTCCGCCAGCGCCGCGGCGTTCGCGGTGGGGGTCGGCCTGGAGAGTCCGCCCGTCGGCCTGGGACTGGCCGTGCTCGCGGGCCTGGTCGGACTGTCCCGGGTGGCCACCGGAGCGCACTATCCGGGGGACGTGTTCGCCGGGTTCGGTATCGGCGCGGCCATCGCCATCATCGGCGCCAGAGTGGTGCCCACAATTCCCACTGCCAGCCTGCCCACCTCCGACCCGCTGCGGTATGACACCGACCCTCGGCCGGACGGCGAAGGAGTGGTCCTGGTGATCAACCCGGACTCCGGTGAGGGCACCGGCGGCCGCGTCATCGATGAGATCCGAAAGACGTTGCCGCGCACCGATATCGTCGAGCTGGGCGCCGACGACGACGTCGTGGAGGTGATGCGAGCTGCCGCTGCCCGCGCCGCGGTGCTCGCCGTCGGCGGCGGCGACGGCACGGTCGCCTGCGCGGCCGGGGTGGCGTTCGACGCGGGACTGCCGCTGGCCGTGTTCCCCGGCGGGACGTTCAACCACTTCGCCAAGGACATCGGGTGTGACTCCGTGGCACAGACCGTCGACGCCATCCGGGATGGCAGCGCGGCCTACGTGGATCTGGTGTGCCTCAACGAGAAGACCACCGTGGTGAACACCGCGAGCATCGGTGCCTACCCAGGCTATGTCCGGGCGCGGGAGAAGCTCGAGGGCAAGATCGGCAAGAGATTGGCGGGGGCCTACGCGGCGTATCTGACCCTGCGCCGCGACCAGTCGGTCCGCATCACCTATGACGACAAGACTTTGCAGACTTCGCTGTTCTTCCTGGGCAATTCGACATACTTGCCGTCAGGGTTCGCGCCGTCGGTGCGTCCGCGTATGGACGACGGGCTGCTCGACGTGCGGATATTGGAGAGCGGCCGGCGGTTCAGCGGGCTGCGGATCGCGGTTGCCATCGCGCTGGGACGACTTGTTCGCAGCCCGCTCTATCACGAACTGCAGGTCCCTGAGTTCCGGTTTTCCACGGTGGACGGTCCGACCGAGGTGGCCCACGACGGCGAGGTCGGGGAAACCTGCACCGAAGCCCACTTCAGCGTGCGATATCGGGCGCTACCCGTGTTCCGTCCACTTCCGTGA
- a CDS encoding Hsp70 family protein, whose amino-acid sequence MSDPLGLSIGTTNLVAARVGNHPVIRRSVLTLTADRTPQVGMPADGHGVTLGGFVERVGDPVPLVAPDGASYTADALLVEALDAMVDAAGGSSSQLAIAVPAHWGAPTLRALRSAMRTNPNLCHDGMPARLVSDALASLTAMRANPGLPLSGVVALLDFGGGGTSITLADAAAAFEPIDETTRYLDFSGDQIDQALMTYVLDDAAQAGGIDPAGTTSVGSLARLREECRQAKERLSAETATDLMVELPGYSATVRITRAELEALIQQPLSGALAALETVMEGNGIGWPAVAAVVTIGGGASIPLVTQRLSEHSQVQVVTTPQPALDAAIGVALSATYAADADAQTGVAPTVGVAATPMPEMTAQQPDSSTFRALAWSQDDADDDVVPYTGPDLMDSTRTAARPTVQYVPPTGPIEAPRSAWQKLPVAVFGVAAALVLVAIGGVTYALTGATGSVTTSETPTPAPQPVTQRQAAPVEPPPPSAVPPPPEPVTQVAPPPPEPVKEAPPPPPPPETETRVVTVTSTPPPTHTTTTTTTTTTPAPTTTTTTTTTTPTTTTNPMTTTYITVPFVPVPIPIQVPNTGPATQQQQYPYEQNPYQQQYPYQQESPYQPQYPYQP is encoded by the coding sequence ATGAGCGACCCGCTTGGGTTGTCGATCGGGACCACCAACCTGGTTGCGGCGCGTGTCGGCAATCACCCTGTCATACGGCGATCGGTATTGACCTTGACGGCAGACCGCACGCCGCAGGTCGGCATGCCTGCAGACGGGCACGGGGTGACGCTGGGCGGATTCGTCGAACGGGTCGGTGACCCGGTGCCGCTGGTGGCTCCCGATGGGGCCTCGTACACCGCCGATGCCCTCCTGGTCGAGGCGCTTGACGCGATGGTCGACGCGGCCGGCGGCTCGTCGTCACAACTCGCCATCGCCGTTCCCGCACATTGGGGTGCGCCTACCCTGCGAGCGTTGCGCAGCGCCATGCGCACCAACCCGAACCTGTGCCACGACGGAATGCCGGCCCGCTTGGTGTCCGACGCCCTGGCGTCGTTGACGGCGATGCGGGCAAACCCGGGCCTGCCGCTCAGCGGTGTGGTGGCACTGCTCGACTTCGGTGGCGGTGGTACCAGCATCACGCTGGCGGACGCGGCAGCGGCGTTCGAGCCGATCGACGAAACCACCCGCTATCTGGACTTCTCGGGTGATCAGATCGACCAGGCACTCATGACATACGTACTCGACGATGCTGCGCAGGCCGGCGGTATCGACCCGGCAGGAACCACGTCGGTCGGCTCCCTGGCGCGGCTGCGCGAGGAGTGCCGGCAGGCCAAGGAACGGTTATCGGCGGAGACTGCGACCGATCTGATGGTCGAACTGCCCGGGTACTCGGCCACGGTCCGGATTACCCGCGCTGAGCTCGAGGCGTTGATCCAACAGCCTCTCTCCGGAGCACTGGCCGCGCTGGAAACTGTGATGGAAGGCAACGGGATCGGCTGGCCCGCGGTAGCCGCCGTGGTCACCATCGGTGGCGGCGCCAGCATCCCGCTCGTCACCCAACGACTTTCGGAGCATTCGCAGGTGCAGGTGGTCACGACACCGCAACCCGCACTGGACGCCGCGATCGGTGTTGCGCTGTCGGCGACGTACGCAGCCGATGCCGACGCCCAGACCGGGGTCGCGCCGACCGTCGGTGTGGCGGCCACCCCGATGCCGGAAATGACTGCCCAGCAACCGGATTCGTCGACATTCCGGGCGCTGGCCTGGTCGCAGGATGACGCCGACGACGACGTGGTGCCCTACACGGGGCCGGACCTGATGGACTCCACTCGCACAGCCGCTAGGCCCACTGTGCAGTATGTGCCGCCGACCGGGCCGATCGAGGCGCCGCGGTCGGCATGGCAGAAACTTCCCGTGGCGGTTTTCGGGGTCGCCGCGGCGTTGGTGCTCGTCGCCATCGGCGGGGTGACCTATGCGCTGACCGGTGCCACAGGAAGTGTGACAACTTCGGAGACACCTACACCCGCACCGCAACCTGTAACTCAGCGGCAAGCGGCTCCTGTCGAGCCTCCGCCCCCGTCCGCGGTGCCGCCGCCACCCGAGCCGGTAACCCAGGTTGCTCCGCCGCCTCCGGAGCCGGTGAAGGAGGCGCCGCCGCCACCCCCTCCGCCGGAAACGGAGACCCGCGTGGTGACCGTGACGTCGACCCCGCCGCCCACGCATACGACGACCACCACGACCACTACGACGACACCGGCGCCGACCACGACCACGACGACCACCACGACGACGCCAACTACGACGACCAACCCGATGACCACGACCTACATCACGGTGCCGTTCGTCCCGGTACCGATCCCGATACAGGTGCCCAACACGGGTCCCGCCACGCAACAGCAGCAGTACCCGTACGAGCAGAACCCCTACCAGCAGCAGTACCCGTACCAGCAGGAGAGTCCGTATCAGCCGCAGTACCCGTATCAGCCTTAG
- a CDS encoding L,D-transpeptidase has product MRRLGALLCAAVLALAGAPVANAIDPWFANSVGDATQVISVVGVGGSKAMMDVYQRGPNGWQAVAAGIPASIGANGMAAETHDGNMATPMGIFTLDFAFGTAPNPGGGLQYVQITDNNHWWDGDVNSPTYNTMQVCQKAQCPFNTDPASGTENLNISAYKHAVVMGVNKERVPGNGGAFFVHTTDGGPTAGCVAIDDGKLVQIMQWLRPGALIAVAK; this is encoded by the coding sequence GTGCGACGACTGGGAGCCTTACTATGCGCCGCAGTGTTGGCTCTGGCGGGTGCGCCGGTGGCCAATGCCATCGACCCGTGGTTCGCCAACTCGGTGGGTGATGCCACCCAGGTGATTTCCGTTGTCGGCGTTGGCGGTTCGAAGGCGATGATGGACGTGTACCAACGCGGACCCAACGGCTGGCAGGCCGTGGCCGCAGGAATCCCCGCCAGCATCGGTGCCAACGGTATGGCCGCGGAAACCCACGACGGCAACATGGCTACCCCGATGGGCATATTCACCCTCGACTTCGCGTTCGGCACCGCGCCGAATCCCGGCGGCGGTCTTCAATATGTCCAGATCACCGACAACAATCACTGGTGGGACGGCGACGTCAACAGCCCGACCTACAACACCATGCAGGTGTGTCAGAAAGCCCAGTGCCCGTTCAACACCGACCCGGCCAGCGGCACCGAGAACCTGAACATCTCCGCGTACAAGCACGCCGTGGTGATGGGAGTCAACAAGGAGAGGGTCCCGGGCAATGGTGGTGCGTTCTTCGTACACACCACCGACGGCGGACCGACCGCAGGGTGCGTGGCGATCGACGACGGAAAACTCGTGCAGATCATGCAGTGGTTACGGCCCGGCGCGTTGATCGCGGTGGCTAAGTAG
- a CDS encoding trans-aconitate 2-methyltransferase, which translates to MWNPDTYLAFADHRGRPFFDLVGRVAADAPRRVVDLGCGPGNLTVTLAQRWPNAVVEAWDSSPQMVAAARERGLDARVGSIEQWSPQPDTDVVVSNAALQWVSTHRELLLRWAAQLATGSWIAFQVPGNFDSPSHQAVREVARRPQFADALRDMPFREIDVVDAPERYAGLLTDAGCVVDAWETTYTHQLTSDTPVLDWITGTALTQVKDRLTEEEWQQYREQIIPLLAEAYPRRADGITFFPFRRVFVVAEVR; encoded by the coding sequence GTGTGGAACCCCGACACCTACCTGGCCTTCGCCGATCACCGCGGCCGACCGTTCTTCGACCTCGTCGGACGCGTGGCCGCGGACGCTCCGCGCCGTGTCGTCGACCTGGGCTGCGGGCCGGGCAACCTGACCGTCACGCTCGCGCAGCGCTGGCCGAATGCGGTGGTGGAGGCCTGGGATAGTTCCCCGCAGATGGTGGCCGCGGCGCGGGAGCGGGGCCTCGACGCGCGGGTGGGAAGCATCGAGCAGTGGTCACCTCAGCCCGACACCGATGTGGTGGTCTCCAATGCCGCGCTGCAGTGGGTGTCGACACACCGTGAGCTGCTGCTGCGGTGGGCCGCGCAGTTGGCGACCGGCTCGTGGATCGCGTTTCAGGTACCCGGCAACTTCGACTCGCCGTCACATCAGGCGGTGCGCGAGGTGGCGCGCCGCCCACAATTTGCCGATGCCTTGCGGGACATGCCGTTTCGGGAGATCGACGTGGTGGACGCGCCCGAGCGGTACGCGGGTCTACTGACGGATGCGGGCTGTGTGGTCGATGCCTGGGAAACCACCTATACGCATCAATTGACCAGTGACACACCGGTATTGGATTGGATCACGGGGACCGCACTGACCCAGGTCAAGGACCGGCTCACCGAGGAGGAGTGGCAGCAGTACCGGGAACAGATCATCCCGCTGCTGGCCGAGGCGTATCCGCGGCGAGCCGACGGCATCACGTTCTTCCCGTTCCGGCGCGTATTCGTGGTCGCGGAGGTGCGGTGA
- a CDS encoding maleylpyruvate isomerase family mycothiol-dependent enzyme: MESDAIWRTIDEQRNALADLLDTFTPEQWSTQSLCEGWTVRDVAVHITQSQLGRKDLALAALKSGFRFDAMVRRSALTDPATPQDITARLRAMAGSRRRSPMTTEVDPLMDILVHTQDICAPLGIDRPMPTKAAVAVAERLWHMKFPFNPRRDLPGYRFVATDAGFAVGPQWGTVREEPIRDIVMTFARRRP, translated from the coding sequence ATGGAATCCGACGCAATCTGGCGCACCATCGACGAGCAGCGCAATGCACTTGCCGACCTGCTCGACACGTTCACCCCGGAACAGTGGTCGACGCAGTCCCTCTGCGAGGGCTGGACCGTGCGGGATGTTGCGGTCCACATCACGCAGTCGCAACTCGGCCGCAAGGACCTCGCGTTGGCGGCATTGAAGTCAGGCTTCCGTTTCGACGCCATGGTCCGCCGGTCGGCACTGACGGACCCGGCCACTCCACAGGACATCACCGCACGACTGCGGGCCATGGCCGGCTCGCGACGACGCTCACCGATGACCACCGAAGTCGACCCGCTGATGGACATCCTGGTGCACACCCAAGATATCTGTGCGCCACTGGGAATCGACCGACCCATGCCCACCAAGGCAGCGGTTGCCGTCGCAGAACGGTTGTGGCACATGAAGTTTCCATTCAACCCACGGCGCGACCTGCCAGGCTACCGGTTCGTGGCCACCGATGCGGGTTTTGCGGTGGGCCCGCAATGGGGAACCGTCAGAGAGGAACCCATCCGCGACATCGTGATGACCTTCGCGCGGCGCCGCCCTTGA
- a CDS encoding MarR family winged helix-turn-helix transcriptional regulator, with protein sequence MRNRPRFSVPGVAVARREVESPSTADDPADAAEKLHWWLFHLTSAFRRRDHEQVSAGGLTLTQCSLLYTLRKKGPLRTADIAELSKVSAPTVTQAVSRLERLGLVRRFRDPSDQRVSWIEITDAGSTLQREAVNGLLDAILTELTVAEIIALKDALAPLERISRAVETELEMTVVLPHSGTVRDAVTQNNTL encoded by the coding sequence ATGAGGAATCGACCGCGTTTTTCCGTGCCCGGGGTTGCCGTGGCCAGGCGTGAGGTCGAATCGCCTAGCACAGCAGACGACCCCGCCGATGCCGCAGAGAAGCTCCACTGGTGGCTGTTCCATCTGACCTCTGCCTTCCGGCGTCGGGACCACGAGCAGGTCTCGGCGGGAGGATTGACCCTGACGCAGTGTTCGCTGCTCTACACCCTGCGGAAGAAGGGGCCGTTACGCACAGCTGACATCGCGGAATTGAGCAAAGTTTCCGCACCCACAGTAACGCAGGCAGTGAGCCGGCTCGAGCGCCTCGGCCTGGTCAGACGCTTCCGGGACCCATCCGACCAACGCGTTTCGTGGATCGAGATCACCGACGCGGGCTCAACGTTGCAGCGTGAGGCCGTCAACGGGCTTCTCGACGCGATATTGACCGAACTCACGGTGGCGGAGATCATCGCGCTCAAGGATGCGCTGGCACCATTGGAGCGTATTTCACGCGCCGTCGAAACAGAGTTGGAAATGACCGTCGTACTGCCGCATTCCGGTACCGTGCGCGACGCTGTCACGCAGAACAACACGCTATAG